The Cellulosimicrobium sp. ES-005 genome segment GGCGTCGCGGGGTCGACCGGGTGCGGGTTGCGCACGGCGGCCGGGATGACGAGCGGCGTGATGACGGGCGCGGGGTCGGGCTCGGGTGCGCGCGGGGCGTCGTCCGCCGTCGTGCGGGCGCGCCGGCCGCGCCGGGTGTTGGCGGCCGCGCCGGCCCGGGCGGACCACGGGTCGGCCGCGAGGCGGGCCTGGATCTCCTCGAAGACGCGCGCGAGGGCGTCGGCCGGGTGCGGCCGGGCCAACGGGTCCTTGGCGAGCATGACCATGACGAGCTCGGCGAGCTCCGGGTCGACCGACGACGGGAGCGGCGGCACGGGCTCGTTGACGTGCGCGACCGCGATGTCGACCGGCGTGGACCCGGTGAACGGCCGGTTCCCGACGATCGACTCGTACGCCACGATGCCCAGCGCGTAGATGTCCGACGCCCCGGTGGCCGCCTGCCCGACGGCCTGCTCGGGCGAGAGGTACTGGGCCGTGCCCATCACCATGCCCGTCGCGGTCATCGGGACCTGGTTGGCCGCGAGCGAGACGCCGAAGTCGGTGATCTTCACGGTGCCGGAGCGGTCGATGAGGATGTTGCCCGGCTTGACGTCACGGTGCACGACGCCGGACAGGTGCGCGGCGTGCAGCGCGCGGGCGGTCTGCGCGAGGATCGGCAGGAGCCGCGCGGGCGGGAGCACGGGCTCGCGCTCCAGCAGGTCCGCCATGGGCTCGCCCACGACGAGCTCCATCACGAGGTACCCGGAGCCGTTCGTCTCGCCGTAGTCGTACATCTGCGCGATGTTCGGGTGCGAGAGCGCGGCGCTGTTGCGGGCCTCGGTCCGCAGGCGGTTGAGGAAGTCCTCGTTGCCCGCGTACTCGGTCCGCAGGACCTTGACGGCCACCTCGCGCCCGAGCGCGTCGTCGGCCGCGACCCAGACCTCGCCCATGCCGCCGACGGCGATGCGCCGCACGAGGCGGTAGCGGTTGCCGAGCGTCAGCCCCCTCACGGGCTTCATCCGTTCAACACCGCCTCCATGACGGCGCGCGCGATCGGCGCGGCGATCGCGCCGCCCGTCGCCTCGTTGCCGAGCGAGCCGCCGTTCTCGACGATGACCGCGACGGCGACCTGCGGGTCGTCGGCGGGCGCGAAGCTCGTGAACCACGCGTGCGGGGCGGCCTCGCCGCCCGTCTCGGCGGTGCCCGTCTTGCCCGCGACCTGCACGCCCGGGATCTGCGCCGCCTTCCCGGAGCCGTTCTGCACGACGCCGAGCATCATCTGCGTGAGCTGCTCGGCGGTCGACGGCGACACCGAGGTGCGCAGGCGGCGCGGCTCGGACTGGCGGACGACGTCGAGGTCGGGGTTGCGGATCGTCTCCACCGTGTACGGCGCCATCTGCACGCCGTCGTTCGCGATCGCGGCGGCGACCATCGCCATCTGGAGCGGGGTGACCTTGACCTCGCCCTGCCCGATGCCCGCGCGCGCGATGCCCGCCGGGTCGGCGCCCGGGGTGCCCTCGGCGGGGAACTGGCTCGGCGTGACGTCCATCGGGATCTCGAGCGGGGCGTCGAAGCCGAAGTCCTCGGCCTGGTCCCGCATCGCGTCCTCGCCGAGCGTCATGGCCAGGTCGCCGAAGGCGGTGTTGCAGGAGATGCGGAGGGCGTCGGCGAGCGTCATCTCGCCCGTGGGCGAGCAGCGGGTGCCGCCGAAGTTCTTCATCGTCTGCGTCGACTGCGGGTACGGGAGCTCGTCCGGGGCCGGGATCACGGTCTCGGCCGTGTACTGCCCGCTCTCGAGCGCCGCGGCCGACGTGACGATCTTGAACGTCGACCCCGGCGGGTAGGTGTTGCCCCGGATGGCCCGGTTCGACATCGGGTTGCCGTCGGCGTTGAGCAGCTCCTGGTAGCGCTCGCGCGCGAGGGCGGTGTCGTGCGTCGCGAGCTCGTTGGGGTCGTAGCTCGGCTTGGACACGAGCGCGAGGACGCGGCCGGTCTTCGGCTCGATCGCGACGACGGCGCCGCGCTGGTCTCCCAGGGCGTCCCAGGCGGCCTGCTGCGCTGCGGGGTCGATCGTCAGCTCGACGGACGCGCCCTGGGGCTGCTTGCCGGTGAACAGCGCGCTGAGGCGGTCGAGCCACAGCGAGCTCGCCTCGCCGTTCAGGTAGTCGTTCTCCTTGTCCTCGATCTCGGTGCGCCCGTTGGTGAGCGAGAGGAACCCCGAGACCGGCGCGTATAGCGGGCCGTTCGCGTACTGGCGCTGGAAGCCGAACGCGTCGTCCACCGGGGTCGACGAGGCGATCGCGTCGCCCGCGACGACGATCGGGCCGCGAAACTTGTTGTACTCGCGGTAGATCGTGCGGGCGTTGCGCGAGTCGTTGTTGAGCGAGTCCGCCTGGACGAACTGGATGTACGTCGTCGACACCATGAGCGCGAGGAACATGACGAGGACGACCGTCGCGACGCGACGCAGGGGGACGTTCACCGGGCTCCTCCCCAGGGGTCGGTCTCCGGGTGGGTGCCGTCGGGACCGGGGCGCCGCACGACCTCCGTGCGCAGCTCGTCGGGGTGGGCCGAGACGTCGCCGGTCTGCCCGACGGCGGGCTGCACGCCCGTCGTCGCGCGCGTCGGACCTGTGACGGGTCCTGCCGAGGCGCCCGCGGCGGGCGCCCCGACCGTGGTGGGCGCGTCGTCGGGCCGGGCACCGACGGCGGGAGCCCCGCCGCCCACGACCTCGACCGGCTCCGAGTCGGGGCGCGTGCGCGCCCCGCCGGGGGCCACCTGCCCGCGCACGGGCAGGGACGACGGCCGCCGCGCGTCGTCGGAGATGCGCAGCAGCAGGCCCACGACCAGCCAGTTCGCGAGGAGCGACGACCCGCCCTGGGCGACGAACGGCATGGTGAGGCCCGTCAGCGGGATGATGCGCGTGATCCCGCCGACGACGACGAAGAGCTGCCACGCCATGACGAACGCGAGCCCGCCGGC includes the following:
- a CDS encoding penicillin-binding protein 2 → MNVPLRRVATVVLVMFLALMVSTTYIQFVQADSLNNDSRNARTIYREYNKFRGPIVVAGDAIASSTPVDDAFGFQRQYANGPLYAPVSGFLSLTNGRTEIEDKENDYLNGEASSLWLDRLSALFTGKQPQGASVELTIDPAAQQAAWDALGDQRGAVVAIEPKTGRVLALVSKPSYDPNELATHDTALARERYQELLNADGNPMSNRAIRGNTYPPGSTFKIVTSAAALESGQYTAETVIPAPDELPYPQSTQTMKNFGGTRCSPTGEMTLADALRISCNTAFGDLAMTLGEDAMRDQAEDFGFDAPLEIPMDVTPSQFPAEGTPGADPAGIARAGIGQGEVKVTPLQMAMVAAAIANDGVQMAPYTVETIRNPDLDVVRQSEPRRLRTSVSPSTAEQLTQMMLGVVQNGSGKAAQIPGVQVAGKTGTAETGGEAAPHAWFTSFAPADDPQVAVAVIVENGGSLGNEATGGAIAAPIARAVMEAVLNG
- a CDS encoding protein kinase codes for the protein MKPVRGLTLGNRYRLVRRIAVGGMGEVWVAADDALGREVAVKVLRTEYAGNEDFLNRLRTEARNSAALSHPNIAQMYDYGETNGSGYLVMELVVGEPMADLLEREPVLPPARLLPILAQTARALHAAHLSGVVHRDVKPGNILIDRSGTVKITDFGVSLAANQVPMTATGMVMGTAQYLSPEQAVGQAATGASDIYALGIVAYESIVGNRPFTGSTPVDIAVAHVNEPVPPLPSSVDPELAELVMVMLAKDPLARPHPADALARVFEEIQARLAADPWSARAGAAANTRRGRRARTTADDAPRAPEPDPAPVITPLVIPAAVRNPHPVDPATPWIAPEARPGAHAAEPAGGHLAESDAEPVGRATAPPSDTPPAPGPALPWERPVPTTAGDDPAGPRAYPPRREMHGGTRSSRRPQPARGGTRPGSGSAASTPPAAPATRAEARRQSQAAPSRSSSGRRTSTTTGRRLGGLPNGLTWPLVALLGLLLVLVIATIASLGDRDGGDADAAPAAVVETVTDADASGSPGPSGRVTS